The Methanofastidiosum sp. genomic sequence CGACAAGCCAGTATGGAAGGTATACCTCTTCAGTTCTCCAGATTTTTGCATTTCCTAAAGATTCAATGCCTTTTGAAACGTCATTTTTTGATATAAGGGGGTCAATTACTTTGCCCGATATTTCCTTGCTATTTAGGGATAAATTCAGTTTTTTAAGTTTTTTATCCTCAAAGCCCCTTACCAATTTAAATTTTATCTTTGGCCTAACGCTGAGATTGCCCCCATCTTGCTTATACTCTATTAATCCTTTTGATTCTAGGCTTGAGATCAATGAATGCGTTTTTCTAGGCGTAAGACCTGTTTCCTTTTTAATATCTGAAAGAGTTGGATTTTCTCTGTCTATTAGATAGTCCAAAAACCATTTGTCATCAGGCTTTAGTTTGTAGATTTCAGAAAATCCTACAGTTCTTGAAATCTTTCCGTCCCAGATAAGTAGTTCCCCTGTAATTCCATCAAAGAAGCATGACATGCTCTTGTAACTGCCCTTCTTTGGCATATAATCAAAAAACACCATTGTGAGAGGATAGTAAATAGGATATATTCCCTTTATCTCCTCAGACCTAAATGATATTTTTTTCTTATTTTTTGAGGCAATTTCTTTCATCTCGTCATAGGATATTTCGGCGGATATAATCGGGGCTATCCTAATTCCTTTAAACTTAGCTTCGCCTATCTCTTGAGCTTCATACTCCTCAAATAGCTCAACTTCTTCCAAAGAATCCTCTTCCTCATCAATCATGGGGATGTCGAGGACAACTGGCTTTGGTTCCGGTTTAGGTTTTACTTCCTCCTTTACATCAAATTCTCCATCAAGCCTTAGCTCTTCGATAATATCTTCAAATGAAAATTTTAGCTTATACTCCTGATTTGCTATATTTACAACTTCTTCCATTTCAGCAAGCGGCCTCTTCTGGCGATATTTTTCTAATATAAGATTTTTAACATTTGTCTTCATAAGTTCGGGATCAATCTCAAGCATTGGCTGCCTTTCTCTTCCCTCATGCTGGCTTATTCTAGGCCTAACAGATATCAAAAATGCCCTGGAAGTAGACTCTTCCTTGTCACCAATTATTGCACTTCCTATTGGGAGGGATCTTATGAATCTAAAATCAGAAAGTTTATTTGGTATTTCAGACGGCATCCTCTGAAGGACCGCTTTGATATCGTCCTGATAGACAAGCTTGTGGCATATTAGTAGGTCAACTTGAGAAAGAATTCTTGAATCAATAGCTGAGGGCTGCTGAGTTGCAAGGACAATGGAACAGCCTGGCTGCCTCCCCTGCCTAACATATTCAATAAGACTATCAGTTGCTGCTGTTACTTTACCGCCTCTTGGAACAAGGATGTGTGCTTCATCTATCATGAGCCATGTGACTGGTACATTTCCTAAGATATTTATATCACCCATGGCTTCCTGTCTTGAGATGACTTTTCTAGTATTGAGGATATTCCTTGAAAGGAGCCCAACAACAAGAGCCCTGACGTTATCCTCTAAGAAGCTAACATCTATGACAGAAACTTGGCCCCTCTTTGATAGATCATTTAGTTTTGTTCCGTTCTTGTCAAATATCCCCCACTGGATTGCACCTGTGAGCCTTGCATTGAGGGCCCTTCTTGTGTTCTCCTTAAATCCACCTTCACGGGAGGATATGCTCTCTTCGTTTTCAATTGTCTTGATTAGATCCTCGATATCATAATCATCACCAAGCCCGGCAACATGTTTTTCATCAATAGTTGTGTATCCTGACTTTGTCTTCTCAATTACCCTCTCAATTAGAAGGCCCATTGTGTCAAACCTTTCAATATCAAAGGTAAGGCACCAATCTTCAACCCTTAACTCAGATGGTTTTATCTTGAAGACATCATCCCACGTTTCTTTGGGTGCCTTGTGGACGTAACCTTTTGGGATAAAGACCCTAACATTTTTTATCCCTGTGGGCTTTAATCCCCACCTCTCAAGCATTTCTCCCTCGCTTGCGGTCTTGTTTTTTTGCTTCATGCTCCAGAATATGCCCATCGGGTCAATTATCAAAATCCCGACTGCATCGTTTTTCATAGCCATCTCTTCAACTATGACCCCAAGTGTGTATGACTTACCGCTTCCCCTCATACCACAGATGAATATTGCGTGAGGGCTTATGCTATCAAGAAGAACCCTCCTATTCAGGTAGTTAGTCCACTGTCGGCTTGTTTCATTTACCTTGCCAATGTAAAGAGCAGCTTTACCCTTATACTTCTCAAAGGTACTCTTTTTTCTACCAACGTATGCCCCTTCTTCATCAGAAAGAAGTTCCAATTTTTCCTCAATATCGATCATGTTCACTAAAAAGATATAAAAAGCTCTATAATTAAAACCTTTTCGGATTTAATGGAAGCGATTTCTAGAATTAAGACTGCTCACGGAGACATCAAAACACCTACCCTTCTCCCTGTGTGCGCACTTACCTATGGCGTTTGGGACGTTTTCATTGAAGAAAAGGTAATTCCTCCGTGGAAACTTTCAGATGCTACACTTTTCTCATTAGAGTATGTAAGAAACACAAAATATGAGGAGAAGGTCATAGATGGCTTCCACAAACTTTTTTCAGAAAAGAAGCCCATATTTGTTGATTCAGGTGGATTCCAATCTATGAAAAAGGGCATTGATAGGGATCCTATAGATGTGCTTAGATTCCAGGAAAAACTCAAAGCTGATGTCGCTGCCACCTTTGATTACCCTGTTCCACTAAATGTTGAAAGACCCGAATATATGAAAATGCTTCAAAAAAGTATTGACAGCGCTAATTTGGCCCTTGAAAATAAAGAAAGAGAAGAGATGTTACTATATTCTTGCGTTCATGGATTTTCAGAGGAAGAGATAGACTGGTATTTTTCAAAACTATCTAGCGGCTTTGATGGATATGCAATGGGCTCCCTTGTTCCAAGAAAAAATGATTATAAAACATTAATAGAGATAATCCATAGGGCAAAGATGCATGTACATGAGCGCGGAAAGCCACTTCACATATTTGGAGTTACTGGATTTCCCATGCTTTATGCATTGAGCTATATGGGAATTGAAACAATGGACTCCTGGACCTATCTTGTTGCATCAATTTACAAGGAATACATACACCCAGAAACCTTGAAAAGGGTGAGGATGAGAAAAACTGGGAAGATACCAGAGTGCGACTGTTTTATTTGTAAGGAACGTGGGATGGAGGATTTTCTTGGAGCTACGAGTGTTCCACAAGCGTATCTAGCGATTCATAATTTGAATATGTTCATGCGGGAAATGAAGTTGATAAAAGAGCACATGGATGAAAATAGCTTTGAAGAGCTAGTTGAACAAAAAAGCAAATACAATCTCAGGATAAAAAAGGCCTATGAATATGCAAAGCAACATATGAATAGAAATTCAAGTTTTTAAACTAAAAATTAAATAAGCTTTTTTGATTTTATATAAACTACTACAATCTAGGAGAACTCATGCTCTATTTTATATTATATATATTTAATCAAAATAAGAATTATTAAAATAATAGAAAAATAGATAAATATGTTTGACATATAAATAATGGCATATTAATTCATAATTTGCCATAAAGAGGGAACAATGAGAGGTTTAAATAAAGTAATTGAAAGAATATCGATTTCAATAATCTCAATTACTCTTTTACTTTCATCAGGCTGTTCTGGTACTCAAGTCATACCTGCAGATACAAATGTTGATGCGATTGCAGTATGGCAGTACTACGTGGATGATCCTGTAAGGGGCGCAGATTGGGACACTTACTATTCATTGTGGGACGATGATAACAAACGCTGGTGGACTCCAAATGGGACGCCCGTATACTGGATATCGGATCAGATTGGGGATGATTTTGATCCGAATGTCGAGTTTGGACCGTCAAAGACTGCAATTGCCGTATGGTCAAATCAGAATACTGGGGATATATACTACTCTAAATGGAACACGGACAAACTGATCTGGACAGATGAATTACCTGTGTCTAGCATATCAGGGTTGGATATCGACCCAGATATAGCATACAACTTTGATGGAAATGCAATTACAGTTTGGGTCCACATTGATGAGGAAGGAAGCAGGTTGATATACTACTCCGTTTATGATGGAACTAATTGGTCAGCAGGAAAACCATTGGTAGAAAACTACTCTCTTAAATGGGGGCAGCTACCCGAAATAACATTTGTTTCAGAATTTTATGGAATGGATGCAATTGCTATATGGACTGACTACCAAGGTAGTCTCCCCAGAATTTACTATTCACAGTTTAATGGGGCTAGTTGGACAACACCGCAACCAATTCCAGGTCAGACTGAGCCGCCGCTAGTTGACTTTTATAACTTCACGCTTACAAGAAATGGAATTTCTGAGTTTGGTAGGGTCAAAGCTGTGTGGTCAACATTTAACAAAGATAGCTGGAATGTTTTCTATTCTCTATGGGACGGCACCACCTGGTCAAAACCAACTATAATTGGAAGCCACTACATGCCAGAGATTGATTGTGACGCTTATGATTATTCAATGACAGTTTACTCATACTTAAATCCAGGATTGGATATTTACTCCTCCTATGAAGGGGATAGTTTCGCACCAAAATCTGTTGGAGACACAGGAAAAAATGATTGGAGGCCTGCAGTTACATATCTTGAAAATGGGGCAGCAATAGCCGTATTCTGGTCGGAGTCTTCTGATCAAGACATGTACTACTCAAGATGGGACGGCAACTGGAGCCTTGTTAATCTGATATACCCAGAAGAGAATCTAAAAGGATCCACAAGAAATCCTGAAATATCTTCAGATACCCTATTGCCATCAAAGAGAACTTGGTGGTGGAAGTGGACCCCAAGGTACCCACCAGGTAGACCACCAGACCCCCCGCCTGGTGAGCCTCCCCCTGATGGTAGACCCCCTCCACCTGGAGAGCCCCCGACAGGCATACCTGCACCGCCAAGGTTGCCCCCAGAACCTCCTGAAGACCCAGTTCCGGCAGATGGGAAACCTACTGAACAGCCCAGAGAACCTGAAGGGACAGATGTCTGCCATTGGGATTTAAAGACAAAAGCTTGTATCGGGGGGTGTAGCCCTGGATATGAGTGTACTAGAACGGCAGGTCCTGGCGCCACAAGCCCATGTGCATGCCTAAGCAAGGATAGATACAACTTACCATGCAGATATAGCAGAATGGAAGGCAAATGCATTGGAGTCTGTGAATCAACTGGCGAATGCAAACAAATTTCTGCAGAAGAATGTAGGTGTGACACCATTATCGAACCTGACTCATTCTTTGATGTTTTTACAGAAATTACCCTAGTTGAAAAATGCAACTCGGGAGAGCTATGTAGGGCATTTGCCAAAATAAGCAATCTTGGTAATAACAAAGTATCCAATGTAGAATATAAGGTAGAAGTTGGGAGTAAGTCATATGGCCCATACTTATACGAGGGAGAAATTAATCCAGGCCAATCTGTGGATATAGCGCTAACCCTTTCTTTCACAACCCCCGGAACATACAACTTCAAATTCATAGCAGATCCTCAAAATAGAATCAATGAATCAGATGAAAACAATAACATTGCTACTCAGAAAATAACTGTTGAGGGAACTGAAATGCCGCCTGAAGCTGTGAATCTATCAATGAATAAAATAACTATTATGACCGAGCCCTTAGTGGGACAACCTACGCTCTTTGTATTTGATTTCGGATTTAATTTACCCAGTAGTTCAGTTGATTCTTACCCGGTCAGCATAATCGTCAAAAAAAGTGATGGGATGTCAGAAACAATAACTGGAATGGTAAATCCGGATATT encodes the following:
- a CDS encoding DUF87 domain-containing protein yields the protein MNMIDIEEKLELLSDEEGAYVGRKKSTFEKYKGKAALYIGKVNETSRQWTNYLNRRVLLDSISPHAIFICGMRGSGKSYTLGVIVEEMAMKNDAVGILIIDPMGIFWSMKQKNKTASEGEMLERWGLKPTGIKNVRVFIPKGYVHKAPKETWDDVFKIKPSELRVEDWCLTFDIERFDTMGLLIERVIEKTKSGYTTIDEKHVAGLGDDYDIEDLIKTIENEESISSREGGFKENTRRALNARLTGAIQWGIFDKNGTKLNDLSKRGQVSVIDVSFLEDNVRALVVGLLSRNILNTRKVISRQEAMGDINILGNVPVTWLMIDEAHILVPRGGKVTAATDSLIEYVRQGRQPGCSIVLATQQPSAIDSRILSQVDLLICHKLVYQDDIKAVLQRMPSEIPNKLSDFRFIRSLPIGSAIIGDKEESTSRAFLISVRPRISQHEGRERQPMLEIDPELMKTNVKNLILEKYRQKRPLAEMEEVVNIANQEYKLKFSFEDIIEELRLDGEFDVKEEVKPKPEPKPVVLDIPMIDEEEDSLEEVELFEEYEAQEIGEAKFKGIRIAPIISAEISYDEMKEIASKNKKKISFRSEEIKGIYPIYYPLTMVFFDYMPKKGSYKSMSCFFDGITGELLIWDGKISRTVGFSEIYKLKPDDKWFLDYLIDRENPTLSDIKKETGLTPRKTHSLISSLESKGLIEYKQDGGNLSVRPKIKFKLVRGFEDKKLKKLNLSLNSKEISGKVIDPLISKNDVSKGIESLGNAKIWRTEEVYLPYWLVVYQNSKGKERREVFDAFRGKKDEHIRDIVLLRL
- a CDS encoding tRNA-guanine transglycosylase, whose protein sequence is MEAISRIKTAHGDIKTPTLLPVCALTYGVWDVFIEEKVIPPWKLSDATLFSLEYVRNTKYEEKVIDGFHKLFSEKKPIFVDSGGFQSMKKGIDRDPIDVLRFQEKLKADVAATFDYPVPLNVERPEYMKMLQKSIDSANLALENKEREEMLLYSCVHGFSEEEIDWYFSKLSSGFDGYAMGSLVPRKNDYKTLIEIIHRAKMHVHERGKPLHIFGVTGFPMLYALSYMGIETMDSWTYLVASIYKEYIHPETLKRVRMRKTGKIPECDCFICKERGMEDFLGATSVPQAYLAIHNLNMFMREMKLIKEHMDENSFEELVEQKSKYNLRIKKAYEYAKQHMNRNSSF